One Methylocaldum marinum DNA window includes the following coding sequences:
- the rplT gene encoding 50S ribosomal protein L20 — protein sequence MPRVKRGVTARARHKKVLKQAKGYYGARSRVYRVAKQAVIKAGQYAYRDRRQRKRQFRALWIVRINAAAREFGLSYSRFMDGLKKASVEIDRKVLADLAVRDKDAFAELAKIAQG from the coding sequence ATGCCTAGAGTAAAACGAGGCGTCACTGCGAGAGCCCGGCACAAAAAGGTTCTCAAGCAGGCGAAAGGTTATTACGGCGCCCGTAGCCGAGTTTATCGCGTTGCCAAGCAGGCAGTAATTAAAGCCGGTCAATACGCTTATCGGGACCGCAGACAAAGAAAACGCCAATTCCGTGCGCTTTGGATCGTGAGAATCAATGCGGCGGCGCGCGAGTTTGGACTGTCCTATAGCCGTTTTATGGATGGCCTGAAAAAGGCTTCCGTCGAGATCGACCGTAAAGTTCTGGCAGATTTGGCTGTTCGCGACAAAGATGCGTTCGCTGAATTGGCCAAGATCGCCCAGGGTTAG
- a CDS encoding integration host factor subunit alpha, producing the protein MALTKADMVERLFENHGINKRDAKELVDQFFEEIKSALAQGNSVKLSGFGNFDLRDKSQRPGRNPKTGEEIPITARRVVTFKPGQKLKVSVEAYSRQNTEHGRQESEMPSAKKSQGS; encoded by the coding sequence ATGGCGCTGACCAAAGCAGACATGGTTGAGAGGCTTTTCGAGAACCACGGCATTAACAAACGGGATGCCAAGGAATTGGTCGACCAGTTTTTCGAGGAGATTAAGTCCGCGCTGGCGCAGGGAAATTCAGTAAAACTTTCCGGATTCGGCAATTTCGATCTTCGCGACAAGAGTCAGCGGCCCGGCAGAAATCCGAAAACCGGCGAAGAAATTCCCATAACGGCGCGACGCGTGGTGACGTTCAAGCCGGGACAGAAATTGAAGGTCAGCGTGGAAGCCTATTCACGACAAAACACCGAACACGGTCGGCAAGAAAGCGAAATGCCGAGTGCGAAAAAGTCGCAAGGCTCGTAA
- a CDS encoding ISL3 family transposase, translating into MAANFNSLLDLPNVQVEHCEQTPQGLVITVVSTSQTAVCRRCGRTIDKFHGYDKEITLRHLPIFDRPVWIWIKPKRFQCPHCHKGPTTTQRCEWYDPKSPHTKAYEHWILRELVNSTLSDVSLKRDLTVACIEGIIDRHVQRQVDWSTVPNLELLGIDEIALKKGHKDFVVIISGVTVKREKFILAVLPDRKNETVKSFLETLPPDQREQVRQVCIDMNEGYRNAVQEPLPNVPIVVDRFHVAKHDRDCADKARKAEMKRLKTTLSEHDYAQLKGAMWAFRKPWIALSEEQQGVLLHLFQHAPTLKEVYIQREVLTGIFESRINKAQAEQALMQWLERITALGLNCFAAFATTWGHWRDPIINYFVRRETSGFVEGLNNKIKVIKRRCYGIYNLGRLFQHIWLDIQGRRVLFTDY; encoded by the coding sequence ATGGCGGCGAATTTCAACAGCCTGTTAGACCTGCCCAATGTTCAGGTAGAACATTGCGAACAAACACCTCAAGGTTTGGTGATTACGGTGGTCAGCACTAGCCAAACTGCCGTGTGTCGTCGGTGCGGGCGCACGATTGATAAGTTTCACGGCTACGATAAAGAGATTACCTTGCGGCATCTGCCGATTTTTGACCGGCCGGTTTGGATTTGGATCAAGCCCAAACGTTTTCAATGCCCCCATTGCCACAAAGGCCCGACCACGACCCAGCGTTGTGAGTGGTATGACCCGAAGAGTCCCCATACCAAGGCTTACGAGCATTGGATTCTGCGGGAATTGGTCAACAGTACATTGAGTGATGTCAGTTTGAAACGCGACCTCACGGTGGCGTGCATCGAAGGCATCATCGACCGCCATGTTCAGCGGCAAGTCGATTGGTCAACGGTGCCAAACTTGGAATTGCTTGGGATTGACGAAATTGCGCTGAAGAAAGGGCATAAAGACTTTGTGGTGATTATTTCGGGTGTTACGGTTAAGCGGGAGAAGTTTATTCTGGCGGTGTTGCCGGACAGGAAAAACGAGACGGTCAAATCCTTTTTGGAGACATTACCACCGGATCAACGCGAGCAGGTCCGCCAAGTCTGTATCGACATGAATGAAGGTTACCGCAATGCGGTTCAAGAACCCCTACCCAACGTGCCAATAGTGGTTGATCGTTTTCACGTGGCCAAGCATGACCGCGATTGCGCCGATAAAGCTCGCAAAGCCGAAATGAAGCGCTTGAAAACGACATTGTCCGAGCATGACTATGCGCAGTTGAAAGGGGCGATGTGGGCGTTTCGTAAACCCTGGATAGCCTTAAGCGAGGAACAGCAAGGTGTCTTGCTACACCTCTTTCAGCATGCACCGACCTTGAAAGAGGTCTATATTCAACGTGAAGTACTGACCGGTATTTTTGAAAGCCGCATCAACAAAGCCCAGGCGGAACAGGCCTTAATGCAGTGGCTGGAACGCATCACGGCATTAGGTCTGAATTGTTTTGCCGCTTTTGCCACAACTTGGGGTCATTGGCGCGACCCTATTATCAACTACTTTGTTCGGCGCGAAACCAGCGGTTTTGTGGAAGGACTCAACAACAAGATCAAGGTGATTAAGCGCCGCTGTTATGGAATTTATAATCTAGGACGACTGTTCCAGCATATTTGGCTCGACATTCAGGGGCGGCGAGTACTGTTTACAGATTACTAG
- a CDS encoding IS5 family transposase — protein MRGADITQQELFSYRTLEDRIPKDHPLRKLRAVVDILLTTLDSEFDALYARTGRESIPPERLLRASLIQVLFSVRSERQWVQQIEFNLLYRWFVGLPLDAEVWDHSTFSANRDRLLNERISRLFFERVVLLAEWQDLLSDEHFSVDGTLIQAWASMKSFVKKDGSSPPPEAGGRNPTVDFKGEKRANATHASTTDPEARLYKKSEGDKAQLCFMGHALMENRTGLVVDVEVTHATGTAERDAAKIMIGRTVTKPGATVGADKAYDVPEFVQALREQRVTPHVARKEKGSAIDGRTTRHPGYRTSLKRRKRVEEIFGWSKTVGGLRQTRFRGLKKVAAQTVFTFAAYNLTRLGGLFGWRWSTA, from the coding sequence ATGCGCGGCGCCGACATCACCCAGCAAGAACTCTTCAGCTACCGAACCTTGGAAGACCGGATTCCCAAGGATCATCCCCTTCGGAAGCTCCGGGCCGTGGTCGACATTCTGCTGACCACGCTGGACTCGGAATTTGATGCCCTCTATGCCCGGACCGGCCGGGAGTCGATTCCGCCGGAGCGGCTGCTGCGCGCCAGTCTCATCCAAGTCTTGTTCTCTGTCCGCTCCGAGCGGCAGTGGGTCCAGCAGATCGAATTCAATCTTTTGTACCGCTGGTTTGTCGGGCTGCCCCTGGATGCCGAGGTCTGGGACCACTCCACCTTCAGCGCCAACCGGGATCGGTTGCTGAACGAGCGGATTTCCCGGCTGTTTTTCGAGCGGGTCGTGTTGCTGGCGGAATGGCAGGACCTTTTGTCGGACGAGCATTTCTCGGTGGACGGCACGCTGATCCAGGCGTGGGCCTCCATGAAGAGCTTTGTGAAAAAGGATGGCAGTTCTCCCCCGCCGGAGGCCGGTGGCCGGAATCCCACGGTTGATTTCAAGGGCGAAAAGCGCGCCAACGCAACCCACGCCTCGACCACGGATCCGGAGGCCCGCCTTTACAAGAAAAGCGAAGGGGATAAAGCCCAACTGTGCTTCATGGGCCATGCCCTGATGGAAAACCGGACCGGCCTGGTCGTGGATGTCGAGGTGACGCACGCCACCGGCACGGCGGAACGGGACGCGGCCAAGATCATGATCGGTCGCACCGTCACGAAGCCCGGCGCGACGGTCGGGGCGGACAAGGCTTACGACGTGCCGGAGTTCGTGCAAGCTCTCCGGGAGCAGCGGGTCACGCCGCATGTCGCCCGGAAGGAAAAAGGCTCCGCCATCGATGGCCGCACCACCCGACACCCCGGCTACCGGACCAGCCTGAAGAGGCGCAAGCGGGTGGAAGAAATCTTCGGGTGGTCGAAGACCGTGGGCGGGTTACGCCAGACCCGGTTCCGGGGTTTGAAGAAGGTGGCGGCCCAGACCGTGTTCACGTTCGCCGCCTACAACCTGACCCGGTTGGGTGGGCTGTTCGGCTGGCGATGGTCGACGGCCTAG
- a CDS encoding transposase, with protein sequence MEEARSPDRALVALDEFALRSVPDTHYAWAERNTAPRVPSDERQRTRLNGFLTVDLHRGLTGVQFRSQGKTGDVVFVVVLTVLRYVQQGCHWITLILDNARTHRYALEVAARELLSEIAELAHWPDLKATTVEFPHTPRTRPLSTRPSI encoded by the coding sequence GTGGAGGAAGCCAGGTCTCCGGACCGCGCTCTGGTGGCGCTGGATGAGTTTGCCCTGCGCTCCGTTCCGGATACGCATTACGCTTGGGCCGAGCGGAATACCGCGCCCAGGGTGCCCAGCGACGAACGCCAGCGGACCCGGCTGAATGGTTTTCTGACCGTCGATTTGCACCGGGGGCTCACCGGGGTTCAATTCCGCTCCCAGGGCAAAACCGGCGATGTCGTCTTCGTCGTGGTGCTGACGGTGCTGCGCTACGTACAGCAAGGGTGCCATTGGATCACCCTGATTCTGGACAATGCCCGCACCCATCGGTACGCCCTGGAAGTGGCCGCAAGGGAGTTGCTGTCGGAGATCGCCGAACTCGCCCACTGGCCGGACTTGAAAGCCACCACGGTGGAGTTTCCGCATACCCCCCGTACTCGCCCGCTCTCAACCCGGCCGAGTATCTGA
- the pheT gene encoding phenylalanine--tRNA ligase subunit beta: MRFSEAWLREFVNPSIDTQKLIHQLTMAGLEVDGTEPAAAPFSGVVVAEVLEVSQHPQADRLRVCLVANGSGEPLQIVCGAPNVRPGIRVPLAVEGAHLPGGVVIRKTELRGVASSGMLCSAKELGIDDPATGLMELPADALVGVDVREYMTLDDCVIDVDLTPNRADCLSIEGIAREVALLNDLDWAVPDIASVPVSVPETFPVSVSAPEACPRYLGRLVRGVSRTVQAPIWMRERLRRAGIRPLDAVVDVTNYVLLETGQPLHAFDAVKLEGGIHVRYAAQGEKLSLLNGEEVALDSDVLVIADQRKALALAGIMGGSDSAVGDVTTDIFIECAFFTPGVIMGKARRYGLNTESSHRFERGVDPELQTRAIERASELILSIAGGKAGPIVEATSPSHLPQRASILLRYDRIARLLGMSIDRPKVAEILKRLGMKVENHPQGWTVTPPGFRFDIAIEADLIEELGRIQGYESLPHRHPVMATAMRPVSERILDLDRVKNLLVDRGYQEAITYSFVDEARQVMIEPEISYLALKNPISSDLAVMRTGLWCGLLDAALKNTFRQQNRVRLFESGLRFARRDGGIDQRKSIGGLAIGAVHEEQWGEAARPVDFYDIKADIEGIVKLTGREASLEFAAAAHPALHPGQSAEIRLDGEHLGWVGMLHPRLEKQLSFEQSVFLFELDQDVLLRRDLPVFRGISKFPQVRRDIAVIIDESVMVDRLVECVKEADGSILRQVVVFDVYRGQGVETGRKSVALGLVLQDEAETLTDARVDETMGSILERLSKEFNARLRD, from the coding sequence ATGCGCTTCAGCGAAGCCTGGCTACGAGAATTTGTCAATCCGTCGATAGACACGCAAAAACTGATCCATCAGTTGACGATGGCGGGTCTCGAGGTCGATGGCACGGAACCCGCCGCTGCTCCGTTCAGCGGCGTTGTCGTCGCCGAAGTCCTCGAGGTTTCGCAGCACCCGCAAGCCGATCGACTGCGAGTTTGCCTGGTTGCCAACGGTTCCGGAGAGCCGCTCCAAATCGTGTGTGGAGCGCCGAATGTCCGGCCCGGCATAAGGGTGCCGCTCGCCGTCGAGGGTGCCCATCTGCCGGGCGGTGTTGTAATACGGAAGACGGAACTGCGAGGCGTGGCCTCGTCCGGCATGCTGTGTTCCGCCAAGGAGCTCGGAATAGACGATCCCGCAACGGGGCTTATGGAATTGCCGGCCGACGCTCTCGTGGGCGTCGATGTTCGGGAATACATGACTCTGGATGATTGCGTCATCGATGTCGATCTGACGCCGAACCGCGCAGATTGTTTGAGTATAGAAGGCATCGCGCGAGAAGTCGCTTTACTGAACGATCTGGACTGGGCTGTACCCGACATAGCGTCCGTTCCCGTATCGGTTCCGGAAACGTTTCCGGTGAGTGTTTCCGCACCCGAGGCGTGTCCGCGCTACCTGGGTCGGCTGGTAAGGGGCGTATCGCGTACGGTTCAGGCTCCGATATGGATGCGAGAGCGTCTGCGGCGTGCCGGCATTCGGCCTTTGGACGCGGTGGTGGACGTTACCAATTACGTTTTGCTGGAAACCGGGCAGCCCCTGCACGCCTTCGATGCCGTCAAACTGGAAGGCGGCATTCATGTTCGCTATGCGGCTCAAGGCGAGAAGCTTTCCCTGTTGAACGGCGAAGAGGTCGCGCTGGACTCCGACGTTTTGGTTATAGCCGACCAACGGAAAGCCTTGGCCTTGGCGGGCATCATGGGCGGCAGCGACTCCGCGGTGGGAGATGTCACCACGGATATCTTCATTGAATGCGCTTTTTTTACTCCGGGCGTGATCATGGGCAAGGCTCGCCGTTACGGGCTGAATACCGAGTCTTCGCATCGCTTCGAGCGTGGGGTCGACCCTGAACTTCAGACCCGCGCGATCGAGAGGGCGAGCGAGCTTATCCTATCCATCGCCGGCGGTAAAGCCGGCCCCATCGTTGAAGCGACCAGCCCTTCGCATTTGCCGCAGCGTGCGTCAATCCTGCTTCGTTACGACAGGATTGCCCGTCTGCTCGGTATGAGCATCGACCGACCCAAAGTCGCCGAAATTCTCAAGCGATTGGGAATGAAGGTGGAGAATCATCCGCAAGGATGGACCGTGACTCCCCCGGGATTTCGCTTCGATATTGCTATAGAAGCTGATCTCATCGAGGAACTCGGGAGGATCCAGGGTTACGAATCGTTGCCGCATCGTCATCCGGTTATGGCGACGGCGATGCGGCCGGTGTCGGAGCGAATTCTCGATTTGGATCGGGTGAAGAATCTTCTGGTCGATCGTGGTTACCAAGAGGCGATTACCTACAGTTTTGTGGACGAAGCTCGGCAGGTGATGATCGAGCCGGAAATTTCCTACCTGGCCCTGAAGAATCCGATTTCTTCCGACCTGGCCGTCATGCGCACCGGACTTTGGTGCGGTTTGCTGGACGCGGCTCTCAAGAACACGTTCCGCCAGCAAAACCGGGTGCGCTTGTTCGAATCAGGCCTACGTTTCGCGCGGCGGGACGGCGGCATCGATCAGCGTAAATCTATCGGAGGCCTGGCGATAGGGGCAGTACACGAAGAGCAGTGGGGAGAAGCGGCTCGGCCGGTAGATTTTTACGATATCAAGGCTGATATAGAGGGCATCGTCAAACTGACCGGCCGAGAGGCGAGTTTGGAGTTTGCCGCCGCTGCTCATCCGGCGCTTCATCCGGGGCAATCGGCGGAAATCCGGCTCGACGGCGAGCATCTCGGTTGGGTCGGAATGCTGCATCCTCGCTTGGAAAAGCAACTAAGCTTCGAGCAGAGCGTGTTTCTGTTCGAACTCGATCAAGATGTGCTGTTGCGAAGAGACCTTCCGGTATTCCGCGGAATATCGAAGTTCCCGCAGGTGCGACGGGATATCGCGGTTATCATCGATGAATCCGTTATGGTCGATCGCTTGGTCGAATGCGTAAAAGAAGCTGACGGTTCGATACTGCGACAGGTGGTGGTGTTCGACGTATACCGGGGACAAGGTGTCGAGACAGGTCGGAAAAGCGTGGCTCTCGGGCTGGTTCTGCAGGACGAGGCCGAGACTTTGACTGACGCGAGGGTCGATGAAACGATGGGAAGCATCTTGGAACGTCTGAGCAAAGAATTCAATGCTAGGTTGAGAGATTGA
- the pheS gene encoding phenylalanine--tRNA ligase subunit alpha yields MQAQKQVAEADTLGKLDQVRVHYLGKKGVFTEQMKALGMLPPEQRREAGGAINRAKDQFAADLEARKCALEASELEARLERETIDVTLPGRGQRTGGLHPVTLTLRRITQLFKNVGFDIVEGPEVEDDYHNFEALNIPAHHPARAMHDTFYFDEHTLLRTHTSPVQVRIMESQSPPLRVIAPGRVYRCDSDLTHTPMFHQVEGFLIDENVSFADLRGVLYEFLTLFFEKDMQVRFRPSYFPFTEPSAEVDIQCVSCGGDGCRVCKHSGWIEVLGCGMIHPRVLEFVKIDPERYTGFAFGLGVERLALLRYDINDIRLFFENDLRFLSQFAAF; encoded by the coding sequence GTGCAGGCCCAAAAGCAAGTGGCCGAAGCCGATACGCTCGGAAAACTCGATCAAGTACGAGTGCATTATCTCGGCAAGAAAGGTGTGTTTACCGAGCAAATGAAGGCCCTCGGTATGCTACCGCCAGAGCAGCGCAGGGAAGCTGGAGGGGCGATCAATCGAGCCAAGGACCAATTTGCCGCCGATTTGGAGGCGCGGAAGTGCGCTCTCGAGGCGAGCGAGCTGGAAGCGCGTCTTGAGCGGGAAACGATAGACGTTACCCTGCCCGGGCGCGGACAGCGTACGGGGGGGCTTCATCCCGTCACCTTGACGTTGAGGAGGATCACTCAACTCTTCAAAAACGTCGGTTTCGACATTGTCGAAGGTCCGGAGGTAGAGGATGACTACCACAACTTCGAAGCGTTGAACATACCCGCCCACCATCCTGCGCGGGCAATGCACGACACCTTTTATTTCGACGAACACACCTTGCTGCGTACCCATACGTCGCCCGTGCAGGTGCGGATCATGGAGAGCCAGAGTCCTCCGTTAAGGGTCATCGCACCGGGGCGCGTCTATCGCTGCGATTCCGATTTGACCCATACTCCAATGTTTCATCAGGTGGAAGGATTCCTGATCGATGAAAATGTCAGCTTCGCCGATTTGCGCGGAGTTCTCTACGAGTTCCTGACTCTTTTCTTCGAAAAGGACATGCAGGTCAGGTTCCGGCCGTCCTATTTCCCGTTTACCGAGCCCTCCGCCGAGGTAGATATACAGTGTGTCAGTTGCGGCGGTGACGGTTGCCGGGTCTGCAAGCATAGTGGCTGGATAGAAGTCTTGGGTTGCGGGATGATTCACCCGCGCGTTTTAGAGTTCGTCAAGATCGATCCGGAGCGCTATACCGGATTCGCCTTCGGCCTGGGCGTGGAACGGCTCGCGTTGCTGCGTTACGACATCAACGACATCAGGCTGTTCTTTGAAAACGATCTTAGATTCCTCTCGCAATTCGCGGCATTTTAA
- the rpmI gene encoding 50S ribosomal protein L35: MPKMKTNRGAAKRFKRTASGGFKCNQSHRRHILTKKSTKRKRQLRNPAVLHPSDVRSATRLLPYS; encoded by the coding sequence ATGCCTAAGATGAAGACTAATCGCGGCGCAGCGAAACGCTTCAAGCGTACTGCATCCGGCGGTTTCAAATGCAATCAATCGCATCGTCGTCACATTCTGACGAAGAAGAGCACGAAGAGAAAGCGCCAACTGCGCAATCCCGCTGTCTTGCACCCTTCGGACGTGCGGAGCGCAACTCGCTTGTTGCCTTATAGTTGA
- the infC gene encoding translation initiation factor IF-3 produces the protein MTAERKDPRLNEEITAPTVRLIGPDGNQVGVVSAREARQIAYDANLDLVEISPAADPPVCRVMDYGKFRFEQNKKLQAARKKQKQIQVKEVKFRPGTDEGDYQVKLRNLIRFLSDGDKAKVTVRFRGRELSHRELGIDLLKRIETDLVEHAAVEQFPKMEGRQLSMTLAPKRKK, from the coding sequence ATCACTGCTGAAAGAAAAGATCCGCGCCTGAATGAAGAGATCACGGCGCCAACTGTCAGGTTGATCGGACCCGACGGTAATCAAGTAGGAGTCGTGTCGGCCAGAGAAGCTAGGCAAATTGCTTATGATGCGAATCTGGATCTGGTCGAAATTTCGCCGGCGGCCGATCCTCCCGTTTGCCGGGTAATGGATTACGGTAAATTCCGTTTTGAGCAGAACAAGAAGCTGCAAGCGGCCAGGAAAAAGCAAAAGCAGATTCAGGTTAAAGAAGTTAAGTTCCGGCCGGGTACGGACGAGGGTGATTACCAGGTTAAGCTGCGCAATCTCATCCGCTTTCTATCGGACGGCGATAAGGCAAAGGTCACCGTTCGGTTTCGGGGCCGGGAATTGAGCCACCGCGAATTGGGTATAGATCTACTGAAGCGGATAGAGACCGATCTCGTGGAGCATGCCGCTGTCGAGCAGTTCCCGAAAATGGAAGGTAGGCAGCTAAGCATGACGCTCGCGCCGAAGAGAAAAAAATAA
- the argC gene encoding N-acetyl-gamma-glutamyl-phosphate reductase, protein MIRIGIVGGTGYTGVELLRILALHPECVISVVTSRSDAGKRVDELYPNLRGFVDGVFVEPSANALAGCDLVFFATPNGTAMRMAEALLAQGVKVIDLSADFRLKDPAVWAHWYGESHVSPHLLQEAVYGLPEVNRALIRSARLIACPGCYPTSVQLALLPLVESGAIRLDRIIADVKSGVSGAGRKAEIPMLMSETGESLKAYSVKGHRHWPEIRQGLEQAAGQTVGLTFVPHLIPMIRGIHATVYAELNAGYGDLQALFEERYRGEPFVDILPPGSHPDTRNVRGVNRCQIAVHRPLEGNTVVILSVIDNLVKGAAGQAVQNMNLMFGVEETVGLRSVGLYP, encoded by the coding sequence ATGATCCGAATTGGCATCGTCGGCGGTACCGGTTATACCGGTGTGGAGTTGCTGCGGATTCTCGCCCTCCATCCTGAGTGCGTTATATCGGTCGTAACCTCGCGTTCGGATGCCGGAAAGAGGGTCGACGAGCTGTACCCCAATTTGCGAGGTTTCGTCGATGGGGTCTTCGTGGAGCCCTCGGCGAATGCGCTTGCCGGATGCGACTTGGTGTTTTTCGCGACGCCCAACGGCACCGCGATGCGTATGGCCGAGGCTTTGTTGGCGCAGGGCGTCAAAGTAATCGACCTGTCCGCCGATTTTCGCCTCAAGGACCCTGCTGTGTGGGCGCATTGGTACGGAGAATCGCATGTGTCGCCGCACCTCTTGCAAGAAGCCGTTTACGGGCTGCCGGAAGTAAATCGAGCGCTGATTCGTTCGGCGCGCTTGATCGCCTGTCCCGGTTGTTATCCGACCTCGGTTCAGCTGGCCCTGCTCCCTTTGGTCGAGTCCGGCGCGATACGTCTCGACCGCATCATCGCCGACGTGAAATCCGGAGTCAGCGGTGCCGGGCGCAAAGCGGAAATTCCCATGCTGATGAGCGAAACGGGCGAGAGTCTCAAGGCTTACAGCGTCAAGGGCCATCGTCATTGGCCGGAAATCAGGCAAGGGCTGGAGCAGGCCGCCGGGCAGACCGTCGGCCTCACCTTCGTGCCCCATTTGATTCCCATGATTCGGGGTATTCACGCCACGGTTTATGCCGAGCTAAACGCCGGGTACGGCGACTTGCAGGCGCTGTTCGAGGAGCGCTATCGCGGCGAACCTTTCGTCGACATTCTGCCGCCGGGTTCCCATCCCGACACGCGCAACGTGCGCGGCGTGAACCGATGCCAGATCGCCGTCCATAGGCCTTTGGAGGGCAATACGGTGGTGATTTTGTCGGTCATCGACAATCTGGTGAAAGGCGCGGCCGGGCAGGCGGTCCAAAACATGAACCTGATGTTTGGCGTGGAGGAAACGGTAGGGCTTAGGAGCGTCGGCCTTTATCCTTGA
- a CDS encoding helix-turn-helix domain-containing protein, translating to MNRRIRIQRLAPQDREEWQKQYYRHKEQRPRRRLTALKAVWDGQTLADVCRTRHLRRKTLEHWLDWYLHGGFKTLLAPERRRVPQALSCQQRRVLRYILLHKTPADYGLDSYQWTARRAQALIAAKWNIHLGLGRLYPLFDQFGLSHQRVHRDYGPPRPRLQAAFVDALEKKGGGSQVSGPRSGGAG from the coding sequence ATGAACCGAAGAATCCGTATCCAACGGTTGGCCCCTCAAGACCGGGAGGAGTGGCAGAAGCAGTATTACCGGCACAAGGAGCAACGTCCCCGGCGTCGTCTCACGGCCTTGAAGGCCGTTTGGGACGGCCAGACTTTGGCGGACGTGTGCCGGACTCGGCACCTTCGCCGCAAGACGCTGGAGCATTGGCTGGATTGGTATCTTCATGGGGGCTTTAAGACGCTGCTGGCCCCGGAGCGGCGACGTGTTCCCCAAGCCCTGTCCTGCCAGCAACGGCGAGTCTTGCGTTACATCCTGCTGCATAAGACGCCGGCCGATTATGGCCTGGACAGCTATCAATGGACGGCCCGGCGGGCGCAGGCCCTCATCGCCGCCAAGTGGAATATTCATCTGGGGTTGGGGCGCCTGTACCCACTGTTTGATCAGTTCGGGCTTTCCCACCAGCGGGTGCATCGGGACTATGGGCCGCCTCGACCGCGGCTACAGGCGGCCTTCGTGGATGCCTTGGAAAAAAAAGGTGGAGGAAGCCAGGTCTCCGGACCGCGCTCTGGTGGCGCTGGATGA